TTTGATAGTTATAGAACAATGTTTAAAGAAATCACTACTGCACAAGGTTATATCACAATAGAGAACGCGCAAATGGAAATTCCAAGATTAATTAATGCAGCGTTAACTGAAAAAAGACCTGTGCATATTCATTTACCAATAGATGTTGCACAAGCAGAAATTGAAGTTGTAGAATCGTTTAAACTATCTGAACCGCCGAAACAAGATGTATCATCATACATCGAAATGATTGAACAAAAATTACAAACTGCACAACAACCAGTCATTATTACAGGCCATGAAATTAATAGTTTCAAATTGCACGCAGAATTAGAAAGATTTGTTAAGCAATCACAAATTCCTGTAGCTCAATTATCGTTAGGTAAAGGTGCGTTTAATGAAGAAAGTCCATATTACATGGGCATTTATGATGGAAGTATCGCAGAAGAAAATATTAAACATTACGTTGATAATAGTGATGCCATACTCAATATAGGTGCTAAACTAACAGACTCAGCAACAGCAGGATATTCTTATGGATTTGATATTGATGATGTAGTCATGATAAATCACCATGATTTTAAATTAAATGATACGGTATCGTCAGAATTCACATTACCTAATTTGATGAATGGATTACTTAATATTCAATATAAAAATGAAAATCATTTCCCAGAAAATATTCGCCCTGAAAAAGAAGCATATAAAATTGATCAACTACCGTTAACACAAGAAACATATTTTAAAATGATGCAAGACTTTATCGGTTTAGACGATATTATTTTAGCTGAACAAGGCACATCATTCTTTGGTGCATACGATTTGAATTTGCATAAAGATAATACGTTCATAGGACAACCATTATGGGGATCAATAGGCTATACATTACCAGCGACTATTGGTACACAAATGTCTGATGAATATAGAAGAAATATTTTGTTGATTGGAGATGGATCATTACAATTAACAGCACAAGATATTTCAACAATGATAAGAGAAGACCTTAAGCCAATCATCTTTGTAATTAATAATGATGGTTATACGGTAGAAAGAAAAATACACGGTGAACACCAACCATATAACGATATACAAATGTGGGATTATAAACTATTACCAGCTGTCTTTGGTGGCAAAGATAAAGTCGCCATTCATGACGTAGAAACATCAGAAGATTTAAATGAAGTATTTATGAAAATCAATAAAGAACCGAATCAAATGCATTTCATAGAAGTGAAAATGGGTATTGCAGAC
The Mammaliicoccus sp. Dog046 genome window above contains:
- a CDS encoding alpha-keto acid decarboxylase family protein, with the translated sequence MKKRVGEYLMDALSSVGVKKVFGVPGDFNLAFLDDIVSRDDMDWVGNTNELNASYAADGYARLNGISAMVTTFGVGELSAVNGIAGSYAERVPVIAITGAPTTVVEEAGKYVHHSLGEGKFDSYRTMFKEITTAQGYITIENAQMEIPRLINAALTEKRPVHIHLPIDVAQAEIEVVESFKLSEPPKQDVSSYIEMIEQKLQTAQQPVIITGHEINSFKLHAELERFVKQSQIPVAQLSLGKGAFNEESPYYMGIYDGSIAEENIKHYVDNSDAILNIGAKLTDSATAGYSYGFDIDDVVMINHHDFKLNDTVSSEFTLPNLMNGLLNIQYKNENHFPENIRPEKEAYKIDQLPLTQETYFKMMQDFIGLDDIILAEQGTSFFGAYDLNLHKDNTFIGQPLWGSIGYTLPATIGTQMSDEYRRNILLIGDGSLQLTAQDISTMIREDLKPIIFVINNDGYTVERKIHGEHQPYNDIQMWDYKLLPAVFGGKDKVAIHDVETSEDLNEVFMKINKEPNQMHFIEVKMGIADAPEKLDAIGKAFSKQNS